The following proteins are co-located in the Mesorhizobium australicum WSM2073 genome:
- a CDS encoding ABC transporter ATP-binding protein, with the protein MAQEHASEIEIEPNDGGRRPPRAVVGSHRAEEEIFGRAFDQKIIRRIWAFVRPYRATAAISVAALLIFTGTQLLIPLIIRYAINEAITPAGVDRYALLEAAGAFALAILVNFGAAYAQEAVIGKMAGNVLFDIRRAMFAHLQMVSLSFMDKTEIGRLMSRLQGDVNSIQEFLESSIYSVGDITLLFGIIVVMLCVNFRLGLLTLSVLPVLLIIRIVWLPRARDAFTAAQDTNSVVNGALAEAIHGVRTVQSMDRQQVNFALYDDKAHADLTTHLIAARYTQIMVPIVDGLTGLAMAVVIVVGGSMNGRIEVGTLVAYIFYIQRFFDPIRSLTLQYSVMQRAMASGKRLTDVLDVKVEIQDKRDASVLLPEMACSVEFRDVTFGYDPKDPVLKNVSFEVNPGETVALVGPTGSGKSSAMALVHRFYDVQQGQVLVGGHDVRDLTQESLGNQIAMVLQEPFLFTGTVFENIRYGNTEVSREKVIEAAKVVGAHDFIMNLPDTYQTQLGERGGNLSLGQRQLVSFARALVADAKILVLDEATASIDSYTEMLIQKALGKLLEGRTALVIAHRLATIRGADRIIVLQNGQVIETGNHDKLMALGGLYSKLYNLNYSSFDDIPDEEADPTGQAASRT; encoded by the coding sequence ATGGCCCAGGAGCACGCCAGCGAAATCGAAATCGAACCCAATGACGGCGGCAGACGTCCCCCGCGCGCGGTCGTTGGTTCCCATCGCGCCGAGGAGGAGATATTCGGCCGGGCCTTTGACCAAAAGATCATTCGGCGCATCTGGGCCTTCGTTCGTCCCTACCGGGCCACGGCAGCCATCTCCGTCGCCGCATTGCTGATTTTCACTGGCACGCAGCTTCTCATCCCGCTGATCATCCGCTACGCGATCAACGAGGCCATAACCCCGGCAGGCGTTGATCGCTACGCCCTGCTTGAGGCCGCCGGCGCGTTTGCGCTCGCCATTCTGGTTAATTTCGGCGCCGCTTACGCACAGGAAGCCGTGATCGGGAAAATGGCCGGAAACGTCCTCTTCGACATCCGCCGCGCCATGTTTGCGCATCTGCAGATGGTATCGCTCTCCTTCATGGACAAGACCGAGATCGGACGCCTGATGTCCCGCCTCCAAGGCGACGTCAACTCTATCCAGGAATTCCTCGAAAGCTCAATCTACTCTGTAGGCGACATAACGCTTCTCTTCGGCATCATTGTCGTTATGCTGTGCGTCAACTTCAGGCTCGGCCTTCTGACGCTCTCTGTCTTGCCGGTCCTGTTGATTATCCGCATCGTCTGGCTGCCGCGTGCTCGCGACGCCTTCACTGCTGCACAAGACACCAATTCAGTTGTTAACGGCGCGTTGGCCGAAGCCATTCACGGCGTGCGCACCGTTCAGTCCATGGACCGCCAGCAGGTAAACTTCGCATTGTATGACGACAAGGCACATGCTGACCTCACAACCCACCTGATCGCTGCCAGGTATACACAGATAATGGTGCCGATCGTGGATGGCCTCACGGGCCTCGCCATGGCTGTCGTAATTGTGGTCGGCGGCTCCATGAATGGTCGCATCGAAGTAGGAACGTTGGTTGCCTACATATTCTATATCCAACGCTTCTTTGACCCAATTCGCTCACTTACCCTGCAATATTCGGTCATGCAGAGAGCGATGGCCTCCGGCAAGCGCCTGACCGATGTGCTCGACGTCAAGGTCGAAATCCAGGACAAACGGGATGCGAGTGTCCTTTTGCCGGAAATGGCCTGCTCAGTCGAGTTCAGGGACGTCACGTTCGGCTACGACCCCAAAGATCCGGTGCTGAAGAATGTCTCCTTCGAGGTCAATCCCGGCGAGACGGTCGCCTTGGTCGGGCCGACTGGCTCTGGTAAATCCAGCGCGATGGCCCTCGTCCACCGCTTCTATGATGTTCAGCAAGGTCAAGTGCTGGTCGGCGGACATGATGTGCGCGATCTCACACAGGAATCGCTCGGCAACCAGATCGCTATGGTGCTGCAGGAGCCGTTTCTGTTCACCGGAACGGTTTTCGAGAACATCCGCTACGGCAACACGGAAGTCTCGCGCGAGAAGGTGATTGAGGCCGCCAAGGTGGTCGGAGCCCACGACTTCATCATGAACCTTCCCGACACGTACCAGACTCAACTCGGCGAACGCGGCGGCAATCTTTCTCTCGGCCAGCGTCAGCTTGTCAGTTTCGCCCGCGCTCTCGTCGCCGACGCCAAGATCCTTGTTCTTGACGAGGCCACCGCCAGCATCGACAGCTACACGGAAATGCTGATCCAGAAGGCACTCGGAAAGCTCCTTGAAGGCCGTACCGCGCTTGTCATCGCTCACCGTCTCGCAACAATCCGGGGTGCCGATCGCATCATCGTGCT